GATTCTATATTTCGAATATAGGAGATCCTCATACCCGTTTCCAATTTTTACTCATTACACAACCCTATTAGGGTCGAATACCCATAAATACCCTACCCGATGAGTAATATTGTCATCCCTACTGGTACCCCATCACTACTTTAGAGTCTTCAGCAGTGGACATTGACGGGCTTTATTAAGAGTACGTAAATTGTAAGGTTCTGTAGGATCATCAAGTGCTAAACCCTTCGATTCATATAGAGAGAGATTAATTAAGGATCATCAATTTCTCTTAGTATGTTGAATCCTTATACTAGTAGCTAAGAATTGCGGTTTCTGATAAGAATATATAGATCGATTACAAAACGGTAATGACGATAAGAAAGATATAAGACATAGCTAGGCATATATGACGGGTAGAGCATCAAATATGTCAATGCATGATGTTCTAGATTTATATATAGTAGTTTGTGATCGTAATTTCGTAGTCAAGAGGCAAAGCTGATTAATACCACTCTTCAAAATACACACTAACAAATTTCTGGCCATTGGTTGTGAACGGCGCACATCTAAATTTTCTCTTCATTATGATGTTTATTTTGGAAAATTTTCACTAGAGtttaattttacttttaatcaaacaaaaatctaacttaatttttttttctctagtgGTCATTTTGGATAAAGGGCcgtaaaaaaaaagtgtaaCCAACGCCAAGGTTGGAGGGGCAAAAGTGGAGTTTCACAATCCATGTTGAGTTAACGTGAACGCGTAGTTAGGCTTCTGAGCCAAACAAAGGCAAAGGGGGCATAGAGAGGTTGAACTGTTGAAGTGCAACGAAGAAAGTGCAACAACGAACGAGAAGGCAAGAAGGCGACAGACAGAGACGGGAAAAATAGTTGCAGAGAGAggatcttctttctttctttctttctcgtTCAAGAAAGGATTAATCAAGGTCCGCGCCATTATAAAACCTCTGCAACAACATTTCCCATGTAACCCCCTCCTTTATAACCCTACGTAGACACCTACATTGTATCCCTCCCCTCTCCTCATCTTCCTGGCTTTGTTTTAGAGACCCGGTTTTGGTTGGCCGGAGCAGCGTTGGCATTGTCCTCCGGAGCAAAAACGAGGGCGTGTTGTTGCAACTTTGGAGTTTTTTATTTGGAATAGCAAGTAGGGTTTGCTTTGTGTGTGTTGGTGTTGGATCATTGGGCTTTAGGGTTGTCTCTGTCGAGAGAGAATTCATGGCCTCTTCGGCATTGGGGTGTTTCTGAGGGAAACTGGTGTTTCGGGCTCTACCTCGGATCTGATACCAATCAGGCATTTTGTCTGCAATGGTACATTTTTTGTTTCATCACTTTCATGTTTTGTTCATCTACATTTGCTATCAATTGAAAACTTTGTTGCTATTTCGTTTAATTTGAATCCGAGCACAAAATTTTGACGTGGGGTTTTAATGTGGGTTCATACTGTGCTTAGTTAGGAGAATTGGGGATTAATTTATAGCTCTGATGAACTAAGATATGATTAACAATGTTTGATTATTGTTTGTGGAATTGTGGTGGTGAGAATTCCAGAAATTGTCTCTCTTTGTTTATGGTAGTCATAGTTGAAATCTTCAGAAAATGGAAGTTCATATCTTCATTAACTGAAATTGAAATTAGCTGTTTTCAATGAAAATTGGTGGAAGTCTATGAGATGGCTAGGCGGTTATAGTCTATTGTTTTGTAtggcttttttctttttcgggcTCTAAAGGCAATATGTTTACAAACTAAGGTTTTTGCCACTTAGCTGCGTTCTTCCCATTCCTTCTCTATTACCATACCATGGTGTTTGTTAGATAATGTTTGCTCAGGTTTATGATTACCTTTGAATTATATTATTAACATACGTTTAAACCAAAGAACATGCAGGGAAtgcattttatttgaaatatgATTATGATGTTATGGATATATATTACAAAGTATGGAACAGTACAGtaccaaacaaaataaatgtaTTGTATATTACTTTGGTTTGCTCGACTACAAACATAATTTCATGACTGGAGACTGTTAACTGAGAAACTGTATGTACGAATTTGTAATGTAAATGTATTCTTACAATAagttgtacttttttttttcatctcgATAAGTATGGACTATTTATATGCTCCTTTTTACAATTAAAATTTTGTCTAGGTAGTATTTGTATCTCATTGTGGTGCTGCTCTGTCCTATTGAATTGTTCCCATCAGTATAGGATACTTAGCCTTAAGAAACTGAACATAATTTTAACCAACATGTAAATGCTGAAAACTATGATAAAATTAAGAATTCcagaaataaaacaaaaggCATCCTGTTGGTCTCTCTTGCATGTTTGCTTCTTTGGTTCTCCTATTTTGACACAGAAGCCGGCTTAGTTTTAATGGATGAATTTCTTTTTAATCTCAAAACTGATAATCAAGTTTTTTATATAATGTATTTTGTAACTTTGATATGCAGTTGTAGAATATATCTGGCAGTTATGTACACCAGTTCAGTATCCTGATAGCATCATACTGTCGTCTCCTGCTGTCTAACACTAGTTTTACTTGTTTATTGTTGTGCAGAAATTATTGTTACAATTTTAAAGAGCCTTATAGATCTTTTGTTGATTTTACTGGCTATGCAGGCAGATAATGTCAAATTGGCAGTTGGATCTGCTGTTTGGGTAGAGGATCCTGAGGTAGCTTGGATAGATGGAGAAGTAGTCGGAGTTAATGGTGAAGAGGTCGAAATTAACTGTACATCAGGGAAAACAGTAAGTTCTGCTCTAGTGGAGCTATCATTGCTTATGATTGGAGAAGGAtgttttctcaattttttccCTCTTGCAGTGGCCTATTTCATCACTTAATGTAGTTTGATACAACTCTTTGCAGCCCCTAAGTAATGTTCTTACATTTGTTTTTATCAAGACACATGAATTCCTCGGGATTTTCAATCTGCATTAAGTAGGTTACAAAACTTAAAGCACCAGATCTGGATGTAAGTAATCCTTAAAAAGTTTCTGTACGAAAGTTGATCATGAAATCATCACCTATTACTAATTCAAACAAATGGGGTATGTTGGtgtttttgagttcttttcATTGATTATGTGGAATTAAAATTGAACTTAATAGTTTTAAGGTTTATTTCTTTGTCATTGTGTACATGTATAACTTGAAATCTAGTGCCCGGTTGACCCCATATCAGTGATACTGTGATAATCGTATGGCCATTTAACTTCCTCTTTCAATTTTAACGTAGGTTGTGGCCAAAATATCCAATGTTCACCCAAAGGATCCAGAGTTTCCTGAACATGGTGTAGACGATATGACAAAGTTGGCTTATCTGCATGAACCAGGGGTTCTGCAGAACTTGAGCTGTCGATATAATTTAAATGAAATATATGTGAGTCATCTTCAAGATACACACCACTTATCTCTTTTAACACGTTCAAGAGAGATTGGGGTGCTTGTCTTGTTCTTGTAAATTCATTTCTACAAAACCAGCATTCCTTTTCCCACTTTATTGTTCTTATTTGAAACCATGAAATCATTTTCTATATTcagttattaatttaatttattagtGATTATTCATAGAAGCAGTGTAACTAGAACGATGGCGGACACAGCTAACCTCTCATATGGTGTTTTCAGACTTACACAGGTAGTATATTGATAGCAGTAAACCCTTTCCAGAGACTACCTCATTTATATGATAATTCCATGATGAAAAAGTATAGAGGAGTGGCTTTAGGTGAACTGAACCCACATCCTTTTGCTATCGCTGATTCTGCATACAGGTAATTTGCAAACATCACTTTTGCTTTCATTGGTTCAGTGCGAGTTAAAACTGataagaaaatatttaatCCAGGCAGATGATTAATGAGGGAATAAGCCAGGCAATTTTGGTCAGTGGAGAAAGTGGCGCTGGAAAAACAGAAAGTACAAAGATGCTTATGCAATATCTTGCCTATATGGGTGGAAGATCTGCATCGGAAGGGCGGTCTGTAGAGCAACAAGTCTTAGAGGTAACCAGTTTATTATTAGCTGTCCAACTGAGTAGCACATTCAGGTCTCTTTTTGTATCTAGGATGTCACTTGTTCAAATGGGACTTTGTTTTGGAAGTGACTTGTCCTagtgattttttctttcacttattgaTCTATCTGATGGCAGTCCAACCCTGTTCTTGAAGCGTTTGGTAATGCAAAGACTGTCAGAAATAATAATTCAAGGTGAGAATATCTgttctcttttcttctatcgatgtaaatttgttttatttgttCAAATTTTTGGGTATAAACCCTTTCTGAGATACGCAACCATACTACAGAATGCGAATGCTTTGAGTTACAGTAGAAGTCAAAATTGAATGTGTGTATTTaatcatttatattttaaaaactTGCATAAGTTTTTCCCTTAATCAAGTTCAATATGATTGCAGTCGGTTTGGTAAGTTCGTTGAGCTTCAGTTTGATAAAAGGGGAAGAATCTCAGGAGCCGCCATCAGGACTTATTTATTGGAAAGGTCACGCGTTTGTCAAGTATCTGATCCTGAGAGAAATTACCATTGCTTTTACATGCTCTGTGCTGCACCGAAAGAGGTAAGTGGAACTTAGTTATCCATACGAGtgattgtacatttgtatttaCAATTTGGTATTCTGTTCCAATAACTGATATGTTCATCTCTAGCTGAAATTTGTATTTTAGATAACCAGAAAGACCACTAAATGATAAATTATCGTAATTTTTCAACTGCTTATCATTCttaaactaattttttttttatgattgtAAGAACTGTACCATGTGTCCTGTGTGCATGCTCAGATGCAAACAGACATTGGTCAATGCATGGTAGTACACATCAGGATCAACGGTGTAAATGAGAGATAATAAAGCCTAAGAACAGTTGATAATCTATTTGACACAGAGAGCTTTTGATAAGAGTTTCTCTAATTTGCATGCTTTATCGTGTCAAACTCAGGATGTTGAGAGGTACAAATTGGGAAATCCAAaatcatttcattatttaaatcaGTCAAACTGCTATAAGCTGGATGGCGTGGATGATTCTAAGGAGTACCTCACAACTAGGAAAGCTATGGATGTTGTTGGGATCAGCCAAGATGAGCAGGTATATAACTTAATAGCTTTCAAATACTAATATTCTCAATTAGAGCCTTATTAATACCGCGGTTTCAGGATGCCATATTTCGAGTAGTAGCTGCCGTACTCCATTTAGGCAATATTGAGTTTGCGAAGGGTGCAGAGGCTGATTCTTCTGAACCAAAGGATGACAGATCTTGGTCCCATCTCAAAACAGTTGCTGAACTCCTCAAGTTTGTGACCAGTGTATTATTTTCAATACTAACATATGAAACTTGATGTCAACATTGATGCTAATGTGTAACCTACAACATCTTTTAGGTGTGATGAGAAATCACTTGAGGATTCTCTTTGCAAACGTGTCATGGTAACGCGTGATGAGACCATAACAAAATGGTTAGATCCAGGCACTGCAGCCACCAATAGAGATGCTTTGGCCAAAATTGTTTATTCAAGATTATTTGATTGGTAGGTTTCggtaatttctttttgtgatAAGTTTGAGCTTCAATCGATACTAATTGTTCATCAATCCGAATATAAAAATCAGCACTGATGTTCTAACTTTGTAAACTGATCACTGAAGGCTTGTGAACAAGATTAATAACTCCATTGGTCAAGATCCAGATTCGAAACATTTGATTGGAGTTCTGGATATTtatggatttgagagtttcaaGACAAACAGGTGCTTAGCCGGTACGCTTTTGTTTTCATCGTTTAGAGATTAAATTTTTGTAGAGGATATCGTTCTATTTGTCACATGGGTATAATATATAAACCGTTAACTATCTTGTGCCTCTTTGATGTCATTTGACCCATGCAATTGCCTTTGTAATCAGAAATTTGATGATGGTATCTCTTCTGATTCTATGGAAAAACACTTTTTATTAAGGGGTTTTCAAATGGTTTCAATCTTTTAGGTTTTACACATTACCTGCAAGCACCTTTTCCCTTTGTTAATTGATAGGTCATTTTAGTTGCTTTTATTATATTCTTGAGTTTGCCTCCTGATGTGTGTAATTTCAATATTGTTAATTGTGCAGCTTTGAGCAATTTTGTATCAATTTGACAAATGAAAAATTGCAGCAACATTTTAACCAGGTATGGAAAATAAATACATGATGTGCATTCTTTGGTTGTCTTGGGTCTTCCAGACTTTTTATGATTTAACTGTGAACATTCTGCTTAACAGCATGTGTTCAAGATGGAACAAGAAGAATATACTAAAGAAGAAATTGATTGGAGTTACATAGAGTTCATAGATAATCAGGATATTCTTGATCTCATTGAAAAGGTATGCAAGTTTCTCACCtcctgtaacgaccccaaaatttcaagcataaaaactcaaaattttaaagtcgtgaaacactaaaacaatctcaatgaatcgaaatcattttaaatgccacagcgaatcattactgagttctcaatacaactcagacaaaccaattattacaaaccaaatttataattcaatattacataaaaatggaaatgtaataattctcacaatccctcacaaaacccacaaataaatcctcacaagttctcacacaaacCGCAATAGAAACCTCACAACtagcaggataatgaacaactttgagtctccggagtcgtctctcaatttccactaatcaacacctgcagaattatcccctacaccatcgaattggtgcaccgggattgtaaacacaaacccggtaagcttatagctcctACGAGTAAAATGAAAGTATAACtcacatatcaatatatacgaaaatccacaaatcaacaaataaaaatgcactcatgagtcaatggacggcccatctggttgtcccaaaaatatatgaaatgaaagtgcttatgagaaatcgggcaacccttctggttacctaaatacatttataatacaggtACTAATGAatgctggtacacatctgttacccctcacgtaatacaccgccgatattaggtaacctcctgctacccaagatccaaaaatatgagtactcatgagccgataaccacctgttacctcacatgcagtactccggctgacagactagagctctaactgtatcgtaactttcgcctggccaaaggctaggttccgacatgccaaacacgtacaataatcacacctcatattgtacaaaaatcaagtccgaagacaatttaacattttaacaatctccatgttaaaatcacatacaataatcacacctcatattgtacaaatcaaaatcacatgctcgatatataaatctcgtcatcgaaatgacatattcacaatgaattcatgacaatatataatatagcaacctatatatatatgtacttatttaccatttatacaaatatatatatatatatatatatatatatatatatatattccactatatcatatacatgtcgtatttcaatatttaaaactcttgcaaaaattttgaaattaccgcaagggtagattcgtaaatatgtgagattttactcaccttatcaactcgagcgtaattccacaatttccgaagataattcatttccttgatttattgatcaccttgaaaagataagaaaagaatttagaaacgtttcgtaaacctttaaatgccgaaacagtaataatctgttattgttcagcaatttctggttttacgaatttgctgttcactgagtactattcacatatttactattcatgtattactgtacaaatacacatccattgcgtatttatgtatgagtacatactatttacgtatttctgtatgtataaatattatttaaatgtacatactgtctcagtaaataataattactgaattatcattccaaaattactttttttacatttactgaatgtaatttacatttacatttacatttatcgtacgtaaaataaaatttacatttaccgtacgtaaatcacctttttacattcaccgtcgtaaaaataaagtttaccaTTTACTGTTGAAATTACTGTGCatgcgccgccgcacgtggcggcgcatggggtgcacgcgccacctccggtagGCCGCGCATGGGGCCCACACGCTGACACCAccaacggcgcgtatcacgccaccgccgccccatttctcttcctttctcctccctcttctcctccacggcctcacgccacCTCATACTCCCTCCAcgcacccacacgcgccgcctaaggcggcggtaacccctcCTCGTCCGATCTACTCCAATCTTCCACAAATCCatccaaaaacacaacaacaacatcacaacaactCGATTCAATCAACCCTTACCTTGTTTGAGCCGTGGGGAGCACCGGAGAGGCGCCGGAGTGGCTAGGCAGCGGCGGAGGAAATCTGCAGAAGCTTGGCGACGTCCTAGCGACTTCACGACGACGGGGCACGGGCTGGCGAGCTGGACGGTGGCTGTGGGAGTCCTTGCGACGACGTTGAGCTGTGCGGTGCACGTCACGGAGGCCCGGAGGGCGGCGGATCAACGAGGAGGATTTTTCAGAGGGAGAGAAGgaaaatcggggagagagagctgagggaggcgggtgagaGGTGAGAGAGTgtggtttccagaaatggaaaccctaatcacaaaaatgccctttttatactcgtttccaaaatcagaaactaacttccgacgttaataactttcacgtacgacctccgattcgaacgcgtgaagcgtccacgaactcgtatcgacgagctctacaattttcgtgaaggaagtttttgcaaccgagtgatggaataaaagttgatatattcgttcggaaacgtaacgtttttctaattaaatgttccgagaacgtttccgtttccgttttgtaaagtcgcaaacaatcaaattcattttaatcgaatttcacaacttttatagaattcaaatcaaaccaaatattgttttgaaaaatagggttattacacctCCTTTTTATATCCGTCAaggtcttcttctttttttcgcAAACTTAAGTATTGAAAATGATAAGCAGTTTATTTGTGATTAATTTTACCTacaatttatatatagttattCTGTGCACAACAAGTTCTTTATGGTATTCTGCATTTCTTGTGAGAGGAAAATTGGTCATGGATATACTATTTTTTTCCCTAGTGTGGTAATCTTGTatatacatactttttagTGGAACACGAATGAATTTGTCTATTCTTCACCGAATGCACGTAGGCTTTCTGTTGGGGATTCTTGTTGTTGGATTAGTTTGTTTTTGCTTGGTGAATTTCTTATCCATATTCTTTTATACTCTCCTATCTCTGGTCATTTAAGCTGTTGTTTTTATTGAAAAACACAAAAAGAGTGAAAAAGATAGTGGCTTTCTGTGTGAACCTTCCTGTGTCAAGGGCTGCTACTATTATTCTTTTTTCCATCAAATGCTGTTCTACTGATCAATAAGATTCATGATATAAAGGTTTATCTTTCTGATTTATGGTTTTCGATCATCTTCAGAAACCTGGTGGCATCATTGCTCTTCTAGATGAGGCTTGGTAAGCAATCGAATATAAAGTTTCATGTGTTacccctccctccctctcccATATTCCCTCCCGAGTTTGAAGGCATTAACCAGTTAAGTATTTGGATTATGACTACATTAAGTTTGTGACAAAGCTCTTGATACTTTTTGTAGCATGTTCCCAAGATCTACACATGAGACGTTTTCACAGAAGCTTTATCAAACTTTTAAGGACCATAAACGTTTTAGAAAGCCAAAGTTGTCACCCACTGACTTCACCATATGTCATTATGCTGGTGATGTAAGTTTTATATTTAAGAATTCATATAACTATGCTGGTTATGTAATATGTATATCAGCAAGAAATTGCTAAATAATTGTTTCATTGGTAACTTTTGTTTTCAGGTTACGTATCAAACAGAGTACTTCATagataagaacaaagattATGTTGTTGCTGAGCATCAAGCGCTCCTGAGTGCATCAGACTGCCCTTTTGTTTCGGGCTTGTTCCCTCCTTTACCAGAAGATTCTGCTAAGTCATCAAAATTCTCATCAATAGGTTCTCAATTCAAGGTCCCTTTCTATTCTAAGTTTCTCAATATGCATAtttaaagtgattttttttatgttgttttactttttatttatgtGGTCTTTTTGTACAGCAACAACTGCAATCTTTGCTCGAAACACTAAGTTCCATTGAGCCTCACTACATACGTTGTGTGAAGCCAAACAATCAACTTAAGCCAGCCATTTTTGAGAATAATAATGTTTTGAATCAGCTTAGCTGTGGGGTAAGCTTATTATCGCAGTCCATTCATTACTATTGACCATACCAGTTACATACATAAAATCAACAGAAtttgtattaatttttatCATATTGCAGGGAGTTATGGAGGCAATTAGGATTAGTTGTGCTGGATTTCCCACTAGAAAGACATTCGCTGAATTTGCCTCTCGTTTTGGCATCCTCGCACCTGAGGTTCTAAAAGGAAGGTAgttccatctctctctctctctctctctgtaatATCGGGAATGTGACGCTAATATATTGCAGCAACTATCAATGAATTACATGTGCACCGTCTATCTCTCAGTATATATCATGTTCTGCAACAAATGGTTACGCACTGACCTCACAAAAATAAATGCACTATTATTGTGGAAGAGATGTAAATTAGTATGCAGAATCAACTATATTAGGTTTGTAGAGTTGTTGTTTCCTAAATAGCATCTGGATTCTATGGCTACCCAGAAATACGTGTTTTTGAAAAGCATATGAGGGTTGGGAGGACTTATGGGATAAAAAATGATTTTGTCTATCACCTTAAGATTCAGTATCTTTTAGTCTCGTGATCTATCTGGCAAAGTGATTAAGAGCAGCTGTTCTAATTATGGCATAAGGTTCTTGTTGTTTTAATTAATgtattatatgattatatcTAGTATAGCTTTCATATTGTACTGCACTACTGTTCAAGGGGGTAACTTGTCTGCTGAGATTGTACTGTTGCTTGATCTTATAATGGGTGAAAGAGTAACTATACATGTACAAGGGACCCATCTGAATTATGGAGAACCTGTAACTATACACGTATCAGTTCTTTAGCATTaggtttcttctttttaatgtgctttattttttttttctattaatttttttctgtttgtgtTAAAAAGAAGTCCTATTAACCACCctaattctttatttttttagtttggaTGAGGTCGCCGCATGCCAGAAGCTCTTACAGAAGGTTAACCTCCAGGGATATCAGGTACTTAGACTAGTTCTCCTTTTTCACGAATATATGGTATTTATCTTCTTTATGAATAAACAATTTGTATAATTGAAAGTACATGTGTTCTctgcatatacatatatatatatatatatatataagaattttcaGGTGGCGGACAtccgtaccttacgtaaggtacggattcGCCGATTCAGGCGACGACAGGGTGCAACGGTGAGGCGGACTACGACAGCCGCATTCCCCATCTCTCGGTGGTCCTATCTGTGCCGGTCAGAGCTTCATCGGCAACCCACGGCGGTCAGAATCGCGAAATCGCGGTAATCTGCCcaaaaacttgatttttgcagattCCGGCTGTCGTGGGTTGCCGATAAAAATACGGTCGACACCGACGGGATCCCAGGGAGGTGAGTAGTGCAACTGTGTTGGTCCGCCGCGCCATTGCAGCCTACTGTTGCCGGAATTGGGACGTCAACATGGTGcagacgtccgcacctgaagagctatatatatatatatagtaggaTTTTCAGGTGTGGACGTCCGTACCTTACGTTAGGTACGGATTCGCCAATTCCGGCGACGAAAAGCCGCAACGGCGGGGTGGACCACGACATCTGCACTCCCCACCTCCCGGCGGTCCTGTCTGTGTCggtcggagctccatcggcgaccgAAATAATCGCCGGAATCTGcccagaaacttgatttttgcagattCCTCCGCCGTGAGTCTCCGATAGAGCTCCGACCGGCACAGACGGGATCGCCGGGAGATGGGTAGTGCAACTGTGCTGATCTGCCGCGCCATTGTAACCTGCCGTCGCCGGAATCAGGACTTCCGCACCTGAAACgccctatatatatgtatatgtattatTACTCAAATGGAAGCGGTTTCTTGCTATATTTTCTTATTGCATTCTAGTGTTTCAGCAATTTGAAAATGCACTAGTATGCAGAAACCAAGTTGCTTTTTACTGCAGAACTTTATATGTTCCTAACTTACACCCTTTGTCGGATCTAAGGGAAAGATTTTTACGTTTATTTTGTAGATTGGCAAAACGAAAGTGTTTCTCAGAGCTGGCCAGATGGCAGAACTAGATGCTTATCGAGCTGAGGTCTTAGGAAAATCGGCACGTGTTATCCAGAATAAGATACGCTCATATGTGTGTCGTAAAGTATATATCCGGTTGCGGTTGTCTGCCATTGAAATCCAAGCCGTGTGTAGAGGTACAAAGTATTTCACTTAAAACTTGTTGATGAATTAGCACAAAAGCAAGTAACAAACACTGCATGTTTTGAGCTGATTCCAGGACACGTTGGACGGCATCGATATGAAAACTTGAGAAGGGAAGTTGCTTCTGTGAAGATCCAGAAATACGGTCGCAGATATGTTCAAAAGAATGCTTATAGAAGTGCATGGTCTTCAGCTGTGTCTATTCAAACTGCTATGCGCGGTTGGGCTGCTCATAATGAGCTTATATTCAGGAGGAGAACAACAGCTGCAGTTGTTATACAGGTGCAGATTACATGTTTGTTTATTATAGCACCACTGATAGCTGATTTTTAGGGGCTCCattattgttttttgttttgcatgCAAAATCAGGTAAACATGTTATGAAGAAATGTTAAGATGGCCATTGATTAGTGATAAGTGATACTAACCAAGTTTCCACCTTTGTACTAACCCCTTTCAGAATGTTGATTAATgccgcaaaaaaaaaaagaataaaggGGAAAATCATTGTACAAACCCTTATTTGAACACTGAAGATTTAGCCCTTCAAAAGATACTGTAGAATTCATTGGCCTATTGTTACTAATTTTTGTGTCGTTTACACCACTGCTTCATGTGTCAACTACAGAGTCAAGGACGGCAATACTTGGGTCGTACTCGATATTTGAATATGAAAAAAGTAGCACTCGCCACACAATGTGCCATAAGACAAGAAGCTGCTCGCAAGATGCTGCTGAAGCTTAGAATGgtgtgtttcttcttctttttttgttttcattctcACTTCTCTTCTATATTCAGATGTAAGCTCCCACATCTTTTATCCCTTGTTGACATGCTTGTCAGTTTGATTTCCAATTGGCAAGTATTCACTCAAATCTGATTGTGAACGTTTAAAGCCAGATAGGATCTCGTTTGTTGCTGTTTAGTTCACAACTTAGAACAACTCAAGACCAGTCTTTCCAATTATAGAGCCTTTTAAGAAATGTATTTATCTTGTGTAAGTATACAACTGGTGTTGGGTtcatttaaagaaaaaaaatacacacaAAACCTCAGCAAGTGTTCTGcttcaactctctctctctctctctctctctctacacacacacacagagaaGCAGCCGTGCGCGGTCCTCCCCAATATTATCTGTTTGTGTGTGTGCCAGAGCAAATTGCCagataaaatttacattttcatgtttttgTTCCAACCTGCATTCTGTTTTCTTCTACTCTATG
This is a stretch of genomic DNA from Argentina anserina chromosome 4, drPotAnse1.1, whole genome shotgun sequence. It encodes these proteins:
- the LOC126790163 gene encoding myosin-6-like isoform X1; protein product: MQADNVKLAVGSAVWVEDPEVAWIDGEVVGVNGEEVEINCTSGKTVVAKISNVHPKDPEFPEHGVDDMTKLAYLHEPGVLQNLSCRYNLNEIYTYTGSILIAVNPFQRLPHLYDNSMMKKYRGVALGELNPHPFAIADSAYRQMINEGISQAILVSGESGAGKTESTKMLMQYLAYMGGRSASEGRSVEQQVLESNPVLEAFGNAKTVRNNNSSRFGKFVELQFDKRGRISGAAIRTYLLERSRVCQVSDPERNYHCFYMLCAAPKEDVERYKLGNPKSFHYLNQSNCYKLDGVDDSKEYLTTRKAMDVVGISQDEQDAIFRVVAAVLHLGNIEFAKGAEADSSEPKDDRSWSHLKTVAELLKCDEKSLEDSLCKRVMVTRDETITKWLDPGTAATNRDALAKIVYSRLFDWLVNKINNSIGQDPDSKHLIGVLDIYGFESFKTNSFEQFCINLTNEKLQQHFNQHVFKMEQEEYTKEEIDWSYIEFIDNQDILDLIEKKPGGIIALLDEACMFPRSTHETFSQKLYQTFKDHKRFRKPKLSPTDFTICHYAGDVTYQTEYFIDKNKDYVVAEHQALLSASDCPFVSGLFPPLPEDSAKSSKFSSIGSQFKQQLQSLLETLSSIEPHYIRCVKPNNQLKPAIFENNNVLNQLSCGGVMEAIRISCAGFPTRKTFAEFASRFGILAPEVLKGSLDEVAACQKLLQKVNLQGYQIGKTKVFLRAGQMAELDAYRAEVLGKSARVIQNKIRSYVCRKVYIRLRLSAIEIQAVCRGHVGRHRYENLRREVASVKIQKYGRRYVQKNAYRSAWSSAVSIQTAMRGWAAHNELIFRRRTTAAVVIQSQGRQYLGRTRYLNMKKVALATQCAIRQEAARKMLLKLRMEAKETGALQEAKTKLEKEVEELKTENTKLQSALEEMELKLQAASKGGEAPVMQEVSVVDHEMIKKLTAENEQLKALVNSLEKKIEETSRLSEERLNQATVAESKIIELKTTMQRLEEKLSDIQTEDRVLRQHSLRMSPSQKTSEQLAAATAQVDMEPSKKFGSESFRRSQIERQHESVDALMKCVTSDDLGFSEGKPVAAITIYKCLVHWKSFEAEKTSVFDRLIQIIGSAIEDQDNRTHMAYWLSNTSILLYLLQRSFRTSKKPPIPTSFFGRMASGFRSSSANLSVGDSDLVRLVEAKYPALLFKQQLTAYVEKIYGIIRDNLKKELFLQLSSCVQAPKTSKDSDVKPPEGSDSNSSANPWNAVVASLDGFLSTMKENCVPQVLVQKILTQNFSYINVQIFNSLLLQKEFCTFSNGHYVKNGLAELELWCNLAKEEYAGSSWDELKYLRQAVGFLVLHEKSRISYDELTNDLCPVLSVQQLHRICTLFWDDVDNEPSVSPDVISSMSFLMTDDSSNDDSNNYSLDDTSSIPYSVDDLSSTMRDQTFPDIKPPAELLENSAFQFLQE